Part of the Zonotrichia albicollis isolate bZonAlb1 chromosome 2, bZonAlb1.hap1, whole genome shotgun sequence genome, gaattgTACCCCACACTGCTACTACAGAAACAAAAGGAGAacagtttgttttcaaaatgtTCTACTGAGGGGTTATATGGATGCAGGGAAATCCAAGTATGTGTGTAATGGAGTGTACCTTTTTCTCTTGTGGATCAGGCATAGATAACAAAAGAGACACAGTGCACTTGGTAGCTACTAAGATGCCATACTTGCAACTTTCCATATTGTAAGCAATTCCATGTAAATTAAAAACTGCACTCTTGTTCTGAAGCTTATGCAGTGGGTTAGGCACTGAGAGTGTCTGGATACACTTTAGGGGGTAATCTGGATGATGGAAGCATCCATGCACATCTCACAAGAGAACTGCTCTTGCATTGCTCTTCCTTCaactaaaaatatttcctaagAAACTGGAAAGGTTGAAAACCACCAGTTATCTACTCAAAGTGAATTTACAATGAAATTCAGGAGGAAGACAAAGCAGAGTTGAAATTTCATAGTCCTGCTTTTCCTTAACTAAAAAAAACGGGCTGCTGCTCACTAAAATGCAAACTGTTTGCTGCTCCCCACACAGCCAGCACTCAGACTGGTACTTAAGGATGCATGTGAAGAGAAGCACAATGAAAGGATCAAACAGATCATATGCAGCTAGAGCAGCACGCAAACTTTCACCTCCCTCACAGAACCCACATATTCTCCAAGGTTTCCATGTATTTTGTCCAATGGGCAGAATTCTTTTATTGATAAAGGGTAAAGTTTGTTTATTAGGCACCTCTTAAAATGTGAAACTGATATAGGAGAGATGTTAAGAGTAACAGTAACTTATAGAAGGGTGAGCTAGCCCCTCTCATTTCTACTTCTTGGAAGCAACTGGTAATGCTGCCTTGTAATCCTAACAAATGCATTTCCAAGAGAAAGGTATATCCATTTGCACTGTCCCATCTCCATGCTGCCCCACTGCAGAAAGACTGTCTTTAGTTTGACTTTGAAGCCAGCTGTGAAATTCAGTAACAATGCTGAAAGAGATTTCATTCCTACCTTGCATCTTCCATTCAGCAGCCCACACTTCATGATCCAAATGAATATGACATTGGTAAGTATCTGTCACATTTATAATGTCCTTGTCACTTCTAAGAGAATAGAGAACTCCATTCCTAGTTTCCTCCCGATCTGTCTCCTGGATGGATATACTACCCTGTATCCAAGATATAGTTGGTGCTGGATAAGTGAGAAAAGCATAGCACTTCAGTCTCCTTTCTGTGTTTGTCTTTTGGTATTCCAGTGCATAAGAAGAAGGAGCTGtagatgaaaaaataattttaaaaataaatcttactACTTACAAAATGGTTTTTAACTTGAAGCGATTACTCTTTTGAAATACCATTGGGGAGAATGAATATAGCTGAGAACAAAACTTCATCTGTGTTTGAATTCAGAAGAAAGCACAGCTACTTACAAGGCCAAGATATGTACAGTTCTGAGAAGCTACATTATGTGTACCACATAATTAACCCTTAGAAATCAAGGTGCTGTAGGTTATGACAACAAGTGCTGCACTAAAATTTTCCAATCCATGTTGCAATATTtcaccagaggaaaaaaactgcTGCATAACACCATCAGGCCCAAAAGGTGCTCTGCTGTGTTGGAAGATTTTGATTCCATGggagaaacaaaaggaaatctGCTGGTGCCATTCCATTTGCGGTGGTGTGATCCAAGGGTTTTTGATGCCTTACTGACCTTTAACTCGTAGTTGCACTTCCACTTCTGTTTGATGTTGTGCTGTTCCCACGTAGCAGCTGTAAGAGCCCTCGTCAGTCATGGTCAGGTTACTAAGTTTCAAGGAGGCATTTCCACTAGGGATGTTCTCATGGAAAAGGTGTGTTCTGAGTCTGTAATGTGGATCTTGTTGTCCCAGCTGATCCTTCTGCTGGTAGTAACTGTGCacatttttgttctcttttctcCAGTGAATTACTTCATCATGCCCAGGTGGGAAATGACAAGGGAGGATGCAATCCTTGGAAAACAGTCCTGTTACTTCTTCCTGTTCTGTAAAACCTAAAGTCCATAAGTATAAATGACTAAGTTTAATCCAGTCTACAAGTATATTTCTGCACCTATTTATCCCTGACAAAAAAATGCTCTTGCAGGTGTGCCAACATCTCTTTAATGACTTTTCTGTCACATGAGTCTCTTGGGACAGCAAGGGTGTCCATTCAGTTTAATCAGGATGAtaacacagagctctgctcgCTGAACTTCTAATCAGTTTACGTAGGAATCCCAAGTAAGCACCTACATTCTCAAATCAGCACACTGCCACCTTACCACCTGAGCTCCAAATGTGTTCCCACACTTTGAACCACATCTTTTCCATCTCAGACTTTAAAAGCCTTTTGAGCTGCAGCTTCCTACATGTTCAAACATTCACAGTGCCATGCTGCAATGCCCCGTGTTACCAACCACCCTCACACAGTGCCAAGCAGTTGTACcatcacagggaaaaaagacATGGCTCTGCAACTGATGGGAAGGACAGAACTTCCTGAAACAGCTTTGCCACCACAGACAGGATGAGGAAGCTCTGTCTCAGCCCCTTGAGATAATTAAGGTGTGCATTCCAAAAATTGACACAAGTGGTAGCATCTCATTTCTGTCAAAATTTAAGTTAAGCCTTGCTAGCATAcaagagaaatttaaaattaatctttCAAAAAACTGACTGCATTGACTTAGCATCATCACATTGACTTCTTGGCCAAGGTCAGACAACCTGTTAGGCTGGTAGtgagtgcccaggggcagctgccaTCCCAACATTCTGGTCCCATCTCTAGCTCATCTGGCAGAACAATCCAAATGACTTTTCCTTAGTCTTCTCAACGCAAAGTCAGCCAATTTGATGCAAAACATTTTCAGTCTGAACTGAAAAGCACTGCctgctgagccagtggggcagaAACATTGGCAGGTAACAGTGTGGGGGCTCAATGGCCACAGCCATCCATGCAGCCACCTGACAAGCAGTCTTTGGCTTCAGAAGTGTTTTACATTACCCAAAATTGATTCTTTACCCTAATAAACTAGAATTCTAGTGCTAGAATTCACTAGCTCTTcttaataaaaatttaaaataatggtcttttttattatttttcagctACAACCTACCCCAAAGTGTAGCACTGATGTGAAATACACAAATCGTGACAGCTGGTATGTTCTgtcctttcatttttcttcattgGTTCATAGATTCAGGTCAAACTGGCAAAATAAAAGCAGGGGTTAAAACCTGTTTAAATGCAGATAAAAGACATGTCCATATGTAATTTCCTTTCTGCAGCTTGCAAAGGACTATAGGCCTTTGTATCATGTTTTTGTTTGCAACAGACTTGGTACAGACTTTTTGACATTTAAGTCATTCATTATGTGATCCTATGCATTACATAGTAGTGGAGGCTCATTCATTACCTTGTAGCCCCTTGCAGATTgatgctttatttttaataaatagaGAGTGTTTACTATCAGTGTTGTTGCAGGGCTAGGGAATATTAATCTTCCTCATTCCTGAACAGGATACCAAGGAAAACTGGTCAAGTCAAATTTGCAAAAGTATGTAAGACATCCCTTGTCAAGCctgattttactttttaaaatatttttctgattaCTGCAACATTTGACTTTCTGGGGTGGAAAATTTGATTGCATTTGCAAATACTGCAGATGTAGAGAACTTTTCACTCTTTTTACACTTTCAGAAACATGTGCATGGAAATTTAGGGTAGGAATGCAAAGGAGGAGACTCTCTCATCATATCTTCTGTTTTGTCAGACAGCAATGAACTGGAACCGCTCATGTGTGACAGAAAAAGAATAACCTTACTGTAACTATTACTTGAGTGGAGGAAGAATGCAGTCTTATCCTAAAATACAGCATACCCCAGTGGAGAAATTACCTCATGAATCAAGTAACTTGAAAAGTCTTCAATAGATTTTCctagtcctttttttttctccccaaaaggCAGCTATAGGTACATTTCTAACTGGTTTAGCCAGGCTTGCTAGCCCAACATTTTAGTATTCTGAATAATTTTGACTAGTGTCTGAAACTATATTTGTGGTGGGTGTGAATCTTAAATCCTAAAGATTTTTGAGTattatttcttttgaaaaggCAGTGTGCTTGTTTCATGTATTCTCACTATtcttttaggagaaaaaaacagaacaaaacaaaaaagcagagGCACCAAAACATTAAATCTGAGGCAGAAATAGATGCAATGGTAAAATAAACATTTGATATATAATTTTGTTCTATGTCAGCAACAATTGCCAGTATCTACTTTCTCTACCCCTTGCACTGGCATGGGGTAGAGAAAAACATCATgttttattggatttttttgcttatttaCCTACACTTCCAACTTCATCAACAAGATATACTGTGCTTGATGTTTGAATTTCAGAAACCGCAATCAATGCTGTATTTCCCTTAGTGAGGGATCTGCCATGTTGAATTGACATGCCACCCTTCACTGGCAGTGATGCTCTGAGAGTAACAAGGTTCCAGTGGTACCTCTGTGATGCCTTTGGGGCTGCATGGACAGTGCACACTGACTCCCACCTTCTAGCTGTGCCCCATAACCTGCTCCAAAATACAACAGCTACAACTACTTAGCTGAAAAGTTTCATGTTTAGCACAAACTGTAACTTTGGATCTTCCCATTAGAGAAAAATGTATGCTGGTCTGTAGAAAAAAATGAGTGGTTCTGGCCAGTCTTTTCAGCAAGTTCTGGAGACTTACAGGGATAAAGTGTCTGTATGCTGGTAATTAGAGTCACGCTGCAAAGTACTCAACAAACATACAACAAACAATGCCTGTTTGTCACAGACGTAAGTGGCACAACCAAGAAGTCATGCCCTAAGGCTTTGTGGTGAAATATCAATATGAAATAATGTATACATACAGTGCACAAGTAGAATTAAGTTCACTGTAGTCAGGTTAGTTACTGATTGGTTACTAGTTTTCAGGAGAATTATTTCATACAGAATCACCACAGGCTCAACTGGAAAACAGCTCAGCCAGGATTCCTGAGAGCAAGGCAAGGTGCTAAAATGCTTTTCCAAAGACATACTGAACAGCTCAAATAATGGTAGGGGGAATGCTGCATTTGCTTTGGCCACTACAGGAAACAAACACATGCTTTCTCTTTCTCGGGTTAATCAGTGACCAAACTGCATCCaagtatttctgcatttttgaaCTCTGCAGTCAAGCTCAAACCTGATCAGGGCACTCCTGCAGCAAACAGCCATTGGGATTGGTGGCTGCCCAGTGTACTTTGTGTACTTTGTGACCTCTTTGAGAGCTGGTGTGCATATTGAAATATTCtcctttcaaataaaatttatttatttctgagtACAAAGGATTCTATTTATTCCTTTTCAATGCAACTTAACAAAAACACATTTCAAGCATATACACACACTTACAAGGACTGGGAAATACCAGAAGATTTTCATTTTTACCAACaagcaaacaagaaaaacaagcatGTAAAATTCTCAAAAAGACATGTTAATCACATACTGCTGCAATCTCTAGCCACAATGATACCAGCTTTCTAGAATTTCCTCACTGAATCTTCAGATGTCCCACAATAAAACAGAGAAGTCGTTCTCTGCCTCCCCACAATGAAACCCTTACAACTTAAATGCTAACTCCATACTTCAGTTGTCGAGAAATACTCCGAATGGAAGAAAATTTCCGCAGTCTCACTCCCTGTTGATCTTTGCCGCTCTCCAGCTACACTCTGACCCACCCGCATGGCTCAGAACTCGAGTAACTAACACAGAAATTCGTGCAGTCCCCTTGAGGGAAGCAGCTGTTTTTACAGCGAGACCTACGATTCGACACACGCAAAGATTTCACACCTTTTATGTTCCCTTCTTCGGgcttaaaaaacattttctcttAACCATTTATTTTGCCTGGCAAACCCATAGTTCCTGCAAGCTCTAACAGGCTTACAGCAGCCACGACGCCGCTCCCAAGGCGCTCGGGAGGCAGCGGCAGCGCCAATTCCCTCAGGGGCAGAGCGCAGGAACCCGGCACCGGGAGCCAGGTCACATCCCCCGGCTCAGGAGAAAAGAACGTAAGGTAAAAGTAATCATGACACCCTTCTCAAGAAGCTGGTCATCTGGAACAACAGGTGCCTAGGGCTGCCTGCAGGGTTAGGCAATTATTTTCCAACAGTAATTTCCTAACAGTGACTTATTCTTTCTGGACAATTCAAGCTTTGTCTGTGCCATCTGGTTTCCAGCAGAACAAAACGACTCAAGTATTTTCGGGAAGAGGGCttacaaaaaacaccaaacaaaatgAAGGGAGAAGTGGCAAGAAAGGGTGTGTCCCCGCAGACTTTGGTAGTGTTAGGAGTAGACAGGCGAGGTGTGTCTTGCGTTCACTGAgtcatttgggttggaaaagacctctgggatcatcgagtccaacctttgaTGAAAttctcaactagatcatggcattAAGTGACACGTCCAGTCGtttcttgaacactttcagggatggtgagGTACCTGGGCAGCTCATTGCAATGCTTGGAAACCCCTTCAATGGGGAAATTCCTCCCAATATCCAAACTAAATGTccgctggcacagcttgagggtgcgtcctcttgtcctgttacAAGATAACTGGGACAACAGACCGatcccccacctggctacaactTCCATTCAGGAAGTTGTAAAGACTGCTGAGGTCTTTCCTGAGCAACTCCTGATGGGAACTGCACTTCacacccttcaccagctccctCTCCCTTcgctggacacgctccagcgcCTCAAAGTCTGTCCGTAGTGAGGtgtccagagctggacacagcatcCGAGGTGCtccaccagggccagcacatTCCCGGGAGACAGAGCTTTCCAACCCGCTGccctccccgccccgccccaGGGCACGTCCAGCCGGGACCCGCAGCTAAtgccacagctcctggctgcccaCACTCACTTTTCCGCACCTCCGGCTGCAGAACACCGCACCTCAGCCCGTGAGCTACCGCCGCTGCCCGCTCTGCACCTTCCCGGAGCGAGGCGTTCCGAAGTTTGTCTTCGGGAAGGGATAAAAGTTTAAAAGTTCACCAGCTCCGTCAACTGCCCCAAGAGCTGAAAGGTTGCCCAGCTCCGCGCGAGTTGGCGGTGTGGCCTCGCCGGGCCCGCCCCTGTTGCTGTGGTTACGAGTCAAGATGGCGGAAGAGGGCGCTCCGGGCGAGGAGCCGCCGGCGGAGCGCGGGCCCGGCGAGGCTTTTCACATGTTCGTGCTTATGGAGGACCTGCTGGACAAGCTGAAACTGCTGAGCTACGAGGAGGAGGCGCTGCGGCGCCAGAACATGCGGCCTCTATCCAGGTGCTTCTGACCCGCGCCTCCTCTTCGGCCCCAGGGCGCCGGCGTGGCCGTGGGCGGGGGGGCGGCGGAAAGGAGGAATTCCGTCAGAGCATAGCGAAGGGCCTGCATGGCAGAATGCCTGGGAAAACAGCCTGTAGCAAAGCTTCCCGTGTGAGCTGGAAGCTTTCAGAAAGCGAGGCCCCGCGAAAGGCTGAGATGCGATAAGTAAATAGTCCCTTGACCTTTCCTGCCCCCGGCAAGTACCGGGTATCTGCATGCCGAGGTACCCGTGCAAAAAGTAATTCTGCCTAAATTCTACCTCTTCCGCAGAAAATAGCTCTGCCGAAATTCCAAGTTGTTCAGAATAACTCTAAATATCTTGAATTCAGGATAGCTGTTCACGGTGTGTGTATATTTTATACCCTTCAACCCTTTACAAAGAGGGTCTTGGAACCGTTTTTTGGTAAGGCTGGGCTTTCGTATCCAGTACATACTTGTTtcatatgtaatttttttaatgtctttcttttaaattgtggTGGAGACAGgaagtctgggaaacagggccaGGGTGCTCCCAATATCCACCTGCCCAAATAACTCTTAAACCCATCCATCACTTTCAGCAGGCTCCACTGCAGGGTGTCACAGAATTAAGCTTCTAATAAGCAACATTTTGGTAAGGGAATACAAGTTACCCTCTTTTTGGGAAGGAGGCTCAAGTATGAGCACAGTGGCTGTAAATTAGTTCTAGACTGCTGTTGAAGTATTGGAATGTTTGGAGCAGGACAGCAGACCTTTGTGTGAGCTACTTCAGTGAGTAGCTGTGTTGGTAAAGGGAAGCATTTCCAGAAGTTCCCAGTCTCCAGTGTGCATGTAATTTATACTCTGGGGGGTGATATGGATTTATGGGCTGAATTATTGTTAGGGTCACATATTTGAATTTGGTGTGATCCAAGTTAGATCCAGTTTTCATTGCTCTCCAAAGCAACCCAAAGCACAGTAGGTAAGGGCAGGTGGAAAGATCACTGCAAAACATGCTCCTGATCTGAGCTGGATTTGCAGATGTAGGAACACCATCCTCCTGCATTTCTTGAGGAAAGTGTGAAGGGGAGGTAACTTGGGGAACTTGGCAGCTGAGTCTGGTGTTGACTAATAACTTACTCAAAGCTGGAAATAAGCAAGCTGGGTGTAGAAAACTTGGTCTGCTGTGGTTTTGTGTGAAACTCGGCATCCTGATTTTTGGTCAGATGGGTTGCTCATTGAGAAAACTAGGTAAAGAAACTGCTCTATAGCCTGTGCTTACCTATAATGTAAGAGCTCCAGAAACTCACACTGTGTACCGTTTGCCCCCTTTTGAAACAGGCTCTACTTTGCACTGCCCACCAATCCTGGTGAGCAGTTCTTCATGTTCTGCACGCTTGCAGCTTGGCTGATCAGCAAGGCGGGACATCCCTTCGAGCAGCCGCAGGAGTGCGACAACCCCAATGCTGTGATTTCAAACGTGCTCTCCGAGCTGCGGTCCTTTGTGAGTATCACACGGGCTCTCTTCCCAGTGTTGCAAGCTTCTGCATTCCCTTCAGAAATAACAGCAGTCACACCCTGTTCTCCTACTGGGTCTGGTCCCAAGGACTGGACATACTTTTCCTAGCTGTAAGTT contains:
- the HHLA2 gene encoding HERV-H LTR-associating protein 2 isoform X2 gives rise to the protein MKGQNIPAVTICVFHISATLWGFTEQEEVTGLFSKDCILPCHFPPGHDEVIHWRKENKNVHSYYQQKDQLGQQDPHYRLRTHLFHENIPSGNASLKLSNLTMTDEGSYSCYVGTAQHQTEVEVQLRVKAPSSYALEYQKTNTERRLKCYAFLTYPAPTISWIQGSISIQETDREETRNGVLYSLRSDKDIINVTDTYQCHIHLDHEVWAAEWKMQEHLPKVEGESTVIPCEHGLDTASTDGFSVVWTLHRNAVASVLASFNGTSHSHQPRVQLNESDFSLRLDHLTAGDSGEYLCNISTPLYTKLAVTTLRVENSGNTGKIVPGVLCAVVAVAVTIAVVLCYLKKKKSGII
- the HHLA2 gene encoding HERV-H LTR-associating protein 2 isoform X1, whose protein sequence is MKGQNIPAVTICVFHISATLWGFTEQEEVTGLFSKDCILPCHFPPGHDEVIHWRKENKNVHSYYQQKDQLGQQDPHYRLRTHLFHENIPSGNASLKLSNLTMTDEGSYSCYVGTAQHQTEVEVQLRVKAPSSYALEYQKTNTERRLKCYAFLTYPAPTISWIQGSISIQETDREETRNGVLYSLRSDKDIINVTDTYQCHIHLDHEVWAAEWKMQEHLPKVEGESTVIPCEHGLDTASTDGFSVVWTLHRNAVASVLASFNGTSHSHQPRVQLNESDFSLRLDHLTAGDSGEYLCNISTPLYTKLAVTTLRVENSGNTGKIVPGVLCAVVAVAVTIAVVLCYLKKKKKSGII